In one Anaerolineae bacterium genomic region, the following are encoded:
- the selD gene encoding selenide, water dikinase SelD, protein MNGRDFSRLTTLATCAGUAGKTGPEALAQVLRHIIDRFPREAYANLLVGLGEGDDAAVYKLNEELAIIFTADFFAPVVDDPYTYGAIAAANSMSDVYAMGGEVLLALNITCLPPDMPPEVAGAILRGGADKVAEAGGILVGGHTMDDKEPKYGLAVVGTVHPQKVITKAGAKPGDFLFLTKPLGTGVITTALKAGLAEEEHVRAAVEVMLRLNRNAARAMQETGVSAATDITGFGLLGHARDIAVMSEVNLRFHYERIPFIPGAREYAEQWLFPGGTHSNERFFHPWVRFLASLREEEQLLLFDAQTSGGLLVAVPPERAPLFEESLREKGERCWIVGEVLEGDGIIEVI, encoded by the coding sequence ATGAATGGGAGGGACTTCTCTCGCCTGACAACCCTCGCTACCTGTGCAGGCTGAGCCGGGAAAACAGGCCCTGAGGCCCTGGCGCAGGTCCTGCGCCACATAATTGACCGGTTTCCAAGAGAAGCTTACGCCAACCTTCTGGTAGGCCTTGGCGAGGGGGATGATGCCGCCGTTTACAAGCTCAACGAAGAATTGGCCATCATTTTCACCGCTGACTTTTTCGCCCCGGTGGTAGATGACCCTTACACATACGGGGCTATAGCTGCCGCCAACTCCATGAGCGATGTCTACGCTATGGGGGGCGAAGTTCTCCTGGCTTTAAACATAACCTGTCTTCCCCCCGATATGCCTCCGGAAGTAGCCGGCGCTATCCTCAGAGGCGGGGCCGATAAAGTGGCCGAAGCCGGGGGAATACTGGTGGGGGGACATACCATGGACGATAAGGAGCCCAAGTACGGCTTAGCGGTGGTGGGTACCGTTCACCCCCAGAAGGTAATTACCAAAGCTGGGGCTAAACCCGGGGACTTTCTCTTCTTAACCAAACCTCTCGGGACAGGGGTGATAACCACGGCCCTGAAGGCGGGGTTAGCTGAAGAAGAACACGTCAGGGCAGCGGTAGAAGTAATGCTTCGCCTCAACCGCAATGCTGCAAGAGCAATGCAGGAGACAGGTGTTTCAGCTGCTACTGATATTACTGGGTTTGGTTTACTGGGCCATGCCAGGGATATAGCAGTTATGAGTGAGGTAAACCTGCGCTTTCATTACGAGCGCATTCCCTTCATCCCGGGGGCGAGGGAGTACGCTGAACAATGGCTTTTCCCTGGCGGCACTCACTCCAACGAGCGCTTTTTCCATCCCTGGGTACGTTTCCTGGCCAGCCTGAGGGAAGAAGAACAGCTTCTCCTATTTGATGCGCAGACTTCGGGAGGGCTTCTTGTAGCAGTGCCGCCGGAACGAGCTCCTCTCTTTGAGGAAAGTCTGCGGGAGAAAGGGGAAAGGTGCTGGATTGTAGGGGAGGTCTTGGAGGGAGACGGTATAATAGAAGTAATTTGA
- the cax gene encoding calcium/proton exchanger codes for MKYLYGVTFIVLLAIVAYFLKWPPWLVFALSGLGIIPLAYLMGKATEELAERVNPYIGGLLSAALGNAAELIIGVFAIKEGLLDMVKASITGSILGNLLVIMGLSFLLGGLSHGVLRFDRVGAGMRASMLAIILIAVGIPSFFSYATKQSHSPPIDYLSYSVATIMVLLYILLGLFFLSAPKGHKPPPLKEQSSATGPIIMLASTVAGVAILSELLVKSTEPLIESLGITEFFLGIFIIPLVGNVAEHFGAVVVAWKGKSELSVTISLESSLQIALLIVPSFVFVSLGLGYHFTLVFTTLELISLGAAVLIASLISLDGEANWLEGVQLLAVYIILGLAFFFFPA; via the coding sequence ATGAAATATCTCTATGGGGTAACCTTCATCGTTCTTCTGGCGATTGTAGCCTACTTTCTTAAATGGCCTCCCTGGTTAGTTTTTGCCCTTTCAGGTTTGGGGATAATACCGCTGGCTTATCTCATGGGCAAAGCCACCGAGGAATTAGCCGAACGTGTTAATCCTTACATAGGAGGCCTTCTGAGCGCCGCCCTGGGCAACGCTGCGGAACTTATTATCGGCGTGTTCGCTATAAAAGAAGGGCTCCTGGATATGGTCAAGGCCTCCATAACCGGCTCCATTCTGGGCAACCTCCTCGTGATCATGGGATTAAGCTTCCTTCTGGGAGGATTATCCCACGGGGTTTTGAGGTTTGACCGGGTCGGAGCGGGAATGCGGGCTTCCATGCTGGCCATCATCCTCATTGCCGTTGGGATACCTTCCTTTTTCAGTTATGCCACAAAGCAAAGCCATTCCCCGCCTATTGATTACCTGAGTTACAGTGTGGCCACAATAATGGTGCTTCTTTATATTTTGCTCGGCTTGTTTTTCCTGTCAGCTCCGAAAGGCCATAAACCTCCGCCCCTCAAGGAACAAAGTTCTGCAACGGGCCCCATCATAATGCTTGCATCCACTGTAGCTGGTGTTGCTATCTTGAGCGAATTGTTGGTTAAATCCACCGAGCCCCTTATAGAGAGCCTCGGGATTACGGAGTTTTTCCTGGGCATCTTCATAATCCCTCTCGTGGGGAACGTGGCGGAGCACTTCGGAGCGGTTGTAGTGGCCTGGAAGGGGAAATCTGAACTATCTGTAACTATCAGTTTGGAATCAAGCCTTCAGATAGCCCTGCTCATAGTGCCATCGTTCGTCTTTGTCAGTCTCGGTCTCGGTTACCATTTCACCCTTGTGTTCACTACCCTTGAACTTATTTCACTGGGGGCAGCGGTCCTTATCGCCTCCCTCATTTCCCTGGATGGGGAAGCCAATTGGCTGGAGGGAGTTCAACTTTTAGCGGTCTACATTATCTTGGGGCTGGCTTTCTTCTTCTTCCCTGCCTGA
- a CDS encoding DUF3343 domain-containing protein: MEYGVMVFHSTNWALRAEKVAKEGRFEVKLIPTPRHISSDCGMALRFRWEDREALLALLESKGVRVEGVYKLDKSGNC; the protein is encoded by the coding sequence GTGGAGTACGGGGTAATGGTCTTCCATTCTACAAACTGGGCTTTGAGGGCTGAAAAAGTGGCTAAAGAGGGGAGGTTTGAGGTCAAGCTAATACCCACTCCGCGCCACATAAGTTCTGATTGCGGGATGGCTCTGAGGTTCCGGTGGGAAGATAGGGAGGCCCTTCTGGCCCTTCTGGAAAGCAAAGGGGTCAGGGTTGAAGGGGTTTATAAATTAGACAAAAGCGGCAACTGTTGA